A region of the Triplophysa rosa unplaced genomic scaffold, Trosa_1v2 scaffold7_ERROPOS2916172, whole genome shotgun sequence genome:
ACATAATGTAACAACATTCAGTAACAGCTTGTGTTAGGGTTTGTTCAATTCTTACTTGGCCAGATGTGTCATGGCCTCAACCACATTATCTCCATTATAAGCACTGCACTCGCTGAACATCAGATGTGTTCCctaagagagacagaaagagatcatttaacacatttatgtgtgtctgtgcatgATAATGTAAACCTCCGAAAGCATGTTAATGGCCACAGAAGGCGTCCACACCTGAGCTAGCATCTCTGCTTCCTTCATCTCCACCTCCCTCTCATCATCCTTGTCCGCTTTGTTGCCGAGCAGCATGACAGGAATAGGGTCGCCCACCGCCTCTTGTATACTGGCCAACCAGGGCCGCACTGACCTGAAACTATCTCCAGCTGTGATGTCATAAATGATCACCACACCGTCGGCCTTGCGGAAAAACTGCTTGGTAATGCTGCGGTACCTGCAGGAAGCGTGatgtcaaatatatttttaaattacacattttatttaaaaataaaaaataaaaatgtgtttataaaaaaatctgagtgTAACGTGTGGGACTCACCTCTCTTGACCTGCAGTGTCCCATAACTGCAGAGCCACGTGACTGTCTCCTAAATTCAATATCCGTACGCTGTAGTCAATGCCTGCCCAACAGAACAGAGTTGAAATCGTTCATTTCCTGATTTATTCCCTTTAGTGGATGTAGTCAAGGGGATCTGCCTATGCAGTAGCTCTCACACATCACTGCAGTAAGGTCGAATGAACACAGGGGGTGCTAGTGAGTAATCTCACTTGACTCGCTTGTATGTAAACTACAGAAACTGTGCATTCTGAAGCAAGTGAATTGATGGTGTTTGACATAATCTGCAGTGCAATGTGCACTAGTGCTCAAATGCTGTAGCTTACATACTATGGCGGCTTAAGCCTATAGCATACTGGGCTTTAGTTAACAcacatatttaaacacaaacacgtgCACAGATTCCATCCAGAAAGTTAAAGGTCGAAAACAATGCTGTGGGAATGCATGTAAGAACAAAAGACAAACAGCAGTAATTCAGCAGCAGTAAAAAGGGCAACACATATAGACGATATGCTTTGTTCTAGTccataaacacaaaactcaaactcaaatactaaaatacaaattaaaatgtagtGGCCATGTTCCTCTGTACTGAGTTGTTGCATGCTACCCTGCAAGACTGagtttgcattattttatttgaaaatcctAACTGTTATGAGTGAAGTTAAAGGGTTAATGACAAATAAAGACGTCAGTctagtttaaaatgaatgcaaaattATTACAACTACAATACTTGAAAAGCTTATACTCGTGTTGCGATTAACGTTGTGATTTAATCACTTCCGAAGAGCATCCAAATGAAAAAGATCACTCAAGCCATCAAGAGATTTAATCGTTATATGTTTAAAGTGCattttgcattcattttgaCACTAAAGTTAAGAGAGGTTGTGGTTACGTGGCTCACCCACAGTGGCTGAGGTTGCTGAGTGGAAGTGTCCATCACAGAAGCGTCGCAGCAGAGCTGTTTTACCCACGCTAGAATTTCCCACCAGAATCACCTTAAAGAGATGCTGAGGGGCCGCAGCTGCACCTTCTGCAGGAGACTGCAGccacaaataaacaaagtgacgcgttcaaataaaaatgaaagccaAGATGTGTTGACAAGCGTAAGCACTGACAATGATATAACTTACTATATAacactgatatatatatatatatatatcacttTCTATTTTAATCgttttatgtaatattttactttatttaaattctttgctactgtacctttaagatttAAGTTAATCATCTTTGTTATGATTGGATAACCTATTTGCATATAAATACTGGTGTACTGTTAATGATATAAACATATGACCGCCCACATTTTTATAATCTCATAGCCTCGCAACCATAAAGATTTTTGAAAGACACATTTTTGCAACCTAGTATCAATAAATGACTGtgaatttagttttaaacattttaagcataTGTCTACATACTAGCACATTGAATCTTCAACTTCAAGAAAGCATGGTAAGTCTTATATTTAGTTCATGTCCCATTTAAGCAGTCACACACCTGCCGGAAGGTTTCTTTGCCGGCAGGTTGACCCCTTGCAGAAGAGGGCATGATCCATTTCTTGGAGGGCTTCTTCACCCTCACTGGCGGTGGAGAATCGGCAGAAGCCAGAGATGCACTGGAGGGGTACATGGAGCTGATCTGTAGATCGGCCTGACCTTCCTCCTCTCCGCCCCACTCCTCATCTTCCTCACTCAACTGATGGAGCAGAAGGTTGGTGTCTCCTTGCAGCAGGTGGGGCAGGTGGTCCTCCTCGATGGATATGACCCTTCGGAGAAGCCAACCATCTGGGGGCGCATCCTCCCCATCCACCCCGACATTCTCACCTTCTGTGTCCCCAGGTACCTTGTCTGGTCGCCTGTCCACCTCCACCTTCCCATCATCCCCTGTGGTGAAGGGGGTGTAGCGTCCGTGTGCTACAGACTTCCTGTTAGAGCGATGAGTAACTTCCTCTGTGTCAACTTCTCTGAAAGCGGTAGGAGCGAGTGAATATCTGTTTCTGTCTAATTACACCACTAATATTCATGATAAGCATGCAAACCTCTCTCACTTTTTGACTGATGACTTTCTCTCACTGCATTTTATTGAGGCTGTGCTCGGCATTTGTTTTTGTGAGGAGTTCTTCGTCGAATTGCTGCGTTTCTGTCACGAAGCACAGAAAaataatatgtatacatgtaaaaatgtacattacaaaacaaaagtaacaTAGCATAGCATTGTTCAACTTACCAGAAAGTTAATGTCTCGCTCATCTCTTAAATGCTTATTCATTTCTCTGTTGGTAAGAATgataaaaacagcaaaaaaacaataaagaacTGTGAaatataagattttttttcttatttctttctCTCTATAAGGCTCACCTGAGCAGATCTAACTCTTTCATCaaactttctttttctctctgcaGTCCTTCTGTAATTCTGTACATCTCCctgcaaaagaaaaacatatttgtgtgtttgtttcttagaCAAAGAGACGGACCCAAAAATACGCACATGCATAGACTGacatctctctctcctgctgtagTCGAGATGCCTGCCCCTGCAGAACTCCCAGCTGCTCCTGCGCCAACATCAGCTCCTGGCAGGTGTGCGCCAGCTCGTGAGACAGCTCCTCATTGGTCAGTTTCAGATTGACGTTCTCCAGCCGGCTCTCCTGGTGCTCACTGTGAAGCTCACGGCATTGTCCTTCCAACTGATCAGTTCAAACAAAGATGTCAGTTGCATGAAAGCATATTCTGTCTCTACCACCCATATGTATTCACTTATACAATGGAGCACTGCAACTCACCCTCCTTTGTTTCTGAAAAAGTTGCTCCAGGTCCTGTTCTTTACTGCGAAGCTGCTGTTGGAGGTCGTGGCTGCGCAGGTGCAGACTTTCAGAATCCTAGAAGAGAgaaagtttatatattttatatatatactgaatTCAAATGAATTATTAAAGATTTAAGACACTTGTCCACTTCAACGAAGACagctttaaagggaaagttcatccCAAAAAACGTCaacatttcaaaaaatgtatttcttggATAAACCCCTTGAGATGCTTACTTTCctctgtgaaaaacaaaatgagatGATAAGCAAAATGTCGGAGACTGAGACTGATAGCCTCagtcaccatttactttcattgtatgaacattagatgcaatgaaagtgaatggcaACCAGGTCAGTCAGTCTCAttctgtcttttgtgttccacagaagaaagcaaGTAACTATTTTTATAATAAGCACACTATCAAAGAAGGAAGTATTCGGTTATTATTGTTAAAACTGACTGGACGGGGAAATGCTACTGTACGCTTCAACAAGATTGTAAAGAAAGGAACTAAGAGAACAAAGTGGTAAAATATGCAAGTGTTATATACCTTCAGAATGACTCTGTCTTTCTCATTATTAATCTGCTGTTCCATTTCCTCATACAATCTACAGATTTCACTGTCATGTGTGGCTGCATTCCTGCAAAAAAACAGCATGTCATTTGTATAATTGATAAAtatttgtcaaatgtgtataaTTGCACAATGAGTGTAACCATAAACATAGTTTCCGTCTCAGGctggaaaacacacagaaactgTAAAACTAAAGCACAGAAGACTTACCACATTCAATTCTCACAGTTTTGACATTGCAAATCAGACTATAAGATGTGCACATCCATTTGGCTAATAATTAACATTTCAACACAGTGGAGCCTTGCATTATATTGTATACAACTTTTGACAGATGTCTCAACAATATAAAAAACGACTTTTAAAAGTTCTGATCACATACAATGTCGCAAATTAAATCGTTCTGACCCAGATTTGATAACAATATCTTTTAGTGGCAAAGagtatgtaaaaaaaaccctTTAAGTCAGTCGCCAAATAAGGATAGAGCAGCATTCCATAGAGAATTACAATAAGCCGTCTAAACTGTGGGAGCAGGGATTACTCTCAAATAATACAAACGGGGAAGGATGTAAAGAATATCAG
Encoded here:
- the cracr2ab gene encoding EF-hand calcium-binding domain-containing protein 4B — protein: MSESGATLNISDNSNEDGQQQDFQPQPRKSVESKESSCGDIAMLDKTEEFFQICDSEGKGFITSTDMRRLHNELPLTAEELENVFDSLDLDKNGCLTLLEFSSGFSKFLHGRRISVTEDLILSPSQNVSGDLHQSQWDEFVSGNEDEEERHFSMLMDSNVFEDPSEVRSLWTQLRKDEPHLLSNFEEFLARVTYQIKEAQQERKEIESVLKRNAATHDSEICRLYEEMEQQINNEKDRVILKDSESLHLRSHDLQQQLRSKEQDLEQLFQKQRRLEGQCRELHSEHQESRLENVNLKLTNEELSHELAHTCQELMLAQEQLGVLQGQASRLQQEREMEMYRITEGLQREKESLMKELDLLREMNKHLRDERDINFLKRSNSTKNSSQKQMPSTASIKCSERKSSVKKEVDTEEVTHRSNRKSVAHGRYTPFTTGDDGKVEVDRRPDKVPGDTEGENVGVDGEDAPPDGWLLRRVISIEEDHLPHLLQGDTNLLLHQLSEEDEEWGGEEEGQADLQISSMYPSSASLASADSPPPVRVKKPSKKWIMPSSARGQPAGKETFRQSPAEGAAAAPQHLFKVILVGNSSVGKTALLRRFCDGHFHSATSATVGIDYSVRILNLGDSHVALQLWDTAGQERYRSITKQFFRKADGVVIIYDITAGDSFRSVRPWLASIQEAVGDPIPVMLLGNKADKDDEREVEMKEAEMLAQGTHLMFSECSAYNGDNVVEAMTHLAKVLREQEDKAWVNTVRLVDQPVKKKTCCK